In Pedobacter sp. W3I1, one DNA window encodes the following:
- a CDS encoding efflux RND transporter periplasmic adaptor subunit, with amino-acid sequence MKTFPILILGLLSLNACRPTTAHVQKKTVTLNLKAKLPRVKTYKCIYRDLDYQIETSGKIRADRQLKVIAEVTGRLITCNLSNNSVVTQGSQLLSYDLKSVDLQIEKIKNSIFTSRMAFESDILSQESLLKGKSKGIRDTVYRKLKVDAGLSAAEIELRSLFDIRKNAVVRAPISGTIADVKIQNGMYIRNGDELFTIYSHNELTVETKILESDVASVKVGQLGVIRPIASDKDYQARVSGINPLVDESGMVSIKLAVVNDGQSLLPGMHVTVNISIPVKHVLLVPKDAILFKNSRGVVFTMDKGLAKWSYVVMGRENGNYVEILDGLAQNQKVIISNNLQLSHDTRVEEIK; translated from the coding sequence GTGAAGACTTTTCCGATACTAATACTCGGTTTGCTATCGCTCAATGCGTGCAGACCAACGACTGCGCACGTTCAGAAAAAAACCGTTACACTCAACCTTAAGGCAAAATTACCAAGGGTAAAAACTTATAAGTGCATATATAGGGATCTCGATTATCAGATCGAGACTTCCGGTAAAATTCGCGCTGACAGGCAGTTGAAAGTCATTGCTGAAGTCACTGGGAGGTTAATAACCTGTAATCTTTCGAACAATTCAGTAGTAACACAGGGAAGTCAATTGTTAAGCTATGATCTCAAATCAGTTGATCTACAGATAGAAAAAATAAAAAATTCAATATTCACCAGCCGAATGGCTTTTGAGAGCGACATTTTAAGCCAGGAAAGTTTATTGAAGGGCAAAAGTAAGGGAATCAGAGATACCGTTTATAGAAAGCTCAAAGTTGATGCCGGACTTAGTGCTGCTGAAATTGAGTTAAGGTCATTGTTTGATATAAGGAAAAATGCAGTAGTCAGAGCACCAATTTCCGGAACAATTGCAGATGTAAAAATTCAAAACGGAATGTACATTAGAAATGGCGATGAGCTGTTTACCATATACTCCCATAATGAGTTAACTGTAGAAACCAAAATCCTTGAATCTGATGTAGCCTCTGTCAAGGTCGGTCAACTTGGGGTTATCCGGCCGATTGCAAGCGATAAGGATTATCAAGCTAGGGTTTCCGGTATAAATCCCTTAGTTGATGAATCAGGGATGGTATCAATTAAACTCGCAGTTGTAAATGATGGACAATCTCTTTTACCGGGGATGCATGTCACCGTGAATATATCTATTCCTGTCAAACATGTTTTGCTTGTGCCAAAGGATGCTATTCTCTTCAAGAACAGCAGAGGTGTCGTATTCACAATGGATAAGGGTTTAGCTAAATGGAGTTATGTGGTAATGGGTCGAGAGAATGGAAATTATGTCGAAATATTGGACGGGTTGGCTCAAAATCAGAAAGTAATCATTTCCAATAATCTTCAGCTTTCCCATGATACCAGGGTAGAAGAGATTAAGTAG
- a CDS encoding MauE/DoxX family redox-associated membrane protein has product MRYRSIIILTLTTLFFLLTMYHLKFRQTFLVKVGMTDFFPPFLVGVLSFAMPILTAINGLFLLLRSEKKSSIYFALATFSFYTLYNLFLYIKTGDDCGCSNFFIDIELHKQLIIGMTAILFCGLVLPRKQQVQLTPKKSLNT; this is encoded by the coding sequence ATGCGATACAGATCTATTATAATCCTTACACTCACAACACTCTTTTTTTTATTGACTATGTATCATTTAAAGTTCAGGCAGACCTTTCTTGTAAAGGTAGGAATGACAGATTTCTTTCCACCATTTCTGGTTGGAGTGCTTTCATTCGCCATGCCAATATTGACAGCTATAAACGGGCTTTTTCTACTCCTCCGCTCGGAGAAAAAATCATCTATATATTTTGCTTTGGCCACTTTTTCATTTTATACCCTGTATAATCTGTTCCTTTACATCAAGACTGGAGATGACTGTGGTTGTTCTAATTTCTTTATAGACATTGAGCTGCATAAACAGTTGATAATCGGAATGACAGCAATATTATTCTGCGGCTTGGTTTTACCCCGAAAGCAGCAAGTGCAGCTTACACCAAAAAAATCATTAAATACTTAG